A DNA window from Bradyrhizobium barranii subsp. barranii contains the following coding sequences:
- a CDS encoding IS3-like element ISRj2 family transposase (programmed frameshift), which translates to MTKKSRRTHSPAFKAKVALAAVKGDKTLAELAQLFDVHPNQITIWKNQLLEGAAGVFGHDKTSAETPVDLKALHAKIGELALENGFFVRRAHQGGPAERKAMIDRDHDLSIVRQAKVLKLARSTVYYEPRPVSAEDLALMRRLDELHLDYPFAGARMLRSLLRREGVYAGRRHIATLMKRMRIEAVYRRPNTSKPAPGHKIYPYLLRGLKIERPDHAWAMDITYIPMRRGFVYLAAVVDVFSRRVLAHRVSITMEAAFCVEAVQEALAKHGRPEIFNTDQGSQFTSLEFTDVLLDAKIAISMDGKGAWRDNVFVERLWRTVKYEEVYLRAYDSVSEALASIAKYLAFYNQGRPHSSLDGRTPDEAYFGTQAMVMAA; encoded by the exons ATGACGAAGAAGAGCCGCCGGACGCATTCTCCGGCATTCAAGGCGAAGGTTGCTTTGGCTGCGGTCAAAGGCGACAAGACACTGGCGGAGCTGGCGCAGCTGTTTGATGTTCATCCGAACCAGATCACGATCTGGAAAAACCAGCTCCTGGAAGGCGCCGCCGGCGTGTTTGGGCATGACAAGACATCGGCCGAGACGCCGGTCGATTTGAAGGCGTTACATGCCAAGATCGGCGAGCTGGCGTTGGAAAACG GATTTTTTGTCCGGCGCGCTCACCAAGGCGGGCCTGCTGAGCGCAAAGCGATGATCGACCGCGATCATGATCTTTCTATCGTGCGCCAGGCGAAGGTCCTGAAGCTGGCTCGCAGCACGGTCTACTATGAACCTCGGCCAGTTTCGGCCGAGGACCTTGCCTTGATGCGTCGGCTCGATGAGCTGCATCTCGATTATCCCTTCGCGGGAGCGCGTATGCTGCGATCGTTGCTGCGGCGGGAGGGCGTATACGCCGGTCGCCGCCACATCGCGACGCTGATGAAGCGCATGCGGATCGAGGCGGTCTATCGTCGCCCGAACACGAGCAAGCCGGCTCCGGGTCACAAGATCTACCCGTACCTGTTGCGCGGATTGAAGATCGAGCGGCCCGACCATGCGTGGGCAATGGACATCACCTACATTCCGATGCGGCGTGGCTTCGTCTATCTCGCGGCGGTCGTCGATGTGTTCAGCCGACGGGTCCTGGCCCATCGCGTCTCGATCACAATGGAGGCGGCCTTCTGCGTCGAAGCGGTCCAGGAGGCGTTGGCGAAGCACGGCAGGCCCGAGATTTTCAACACGGATCAGGGCAGCCAGTTCACCAGCCTCGAGTTCACCGATGTGCTGCTGGACGCGAAGATCGCCATCAGCATGGACGGCAAGGGCGCCTGGCGCGACAACGTGTTTGTCGAGCGGCTCTGGCGCACGGTCAAATACGAAGAAGTTTATCTCCGCGCCTACGACAGCGTGTCCGAGGCGCTAGCGTCAATTGCCAAGTATCTGGCCTTCTACAATCAGGGACGCCCTCACTCGAGCCTTGACGGGCGCACGCCCGACGAGGCTTACTTCGGCACGCAAGCTATGGTGATGGCCGCATGA
- a CDS encoding RHS repeat-associated core domain-containing protein → MAKQYRFAGKERDEESGLYYHGARYYCA, encoded by the coding sequence ATGGCGAAGCAATATCGGTTTGCAGGGAAGGAGAGGGACGAGGAGAGTGGGCTCTATTACCACGGGGCACGATACTACTGTGCGTGA
- a CDS encoding DNA modification methylase: MEVLQRGLERFGQIIPIPVTPDSQIIDLELVWRALKANGASHVDVTLVHNRSPAEIKALRLALNRTAQDPVWDDENLRTVLEELISIDFDLDLTGFAAPEIDQRLNLDLPQANVEENGGDNPSVEELAISERGTIWALGKHRIGCGDATDPIFVNRVLEDRLADVCFIDAPYNLKVNGFISGKGKHRHREFVQGAGELTDDAFFDFLRQSLEVLRTSSRPEALIYSCIDWRHVTEMNVAARLCGMPLYNICVWVKPNGGMGGIYRNAHEFVCVYLAGAERPLDNVELGRHGRNRTNVWSSYGGMSSFGKDRDELLGSHPTVKPVAMIGDALRDVTKRGGLVLDTFLGSGSTLMAAHETGRICCGVELDPLYVDVAVRRWQNATGRDAVSVETGETFNVTVRRRRLAAPSESNDGT; encoded by the coding sequence ATGGAAGTTTTGCAGCGCGGGTTGGAGCGATTTGGCCAAATTATCCCGATCCCAGTTACGCCTGATAGTCAGATCATCGATTTGGAGTTGGTCTGGCGGGCCCTCAAAGCGAATGGCGCCAGCCATGTCGACGTTACCTTAGTGCACAACAGGTCACCGGCAGAGATCAAGGCGCTCCGTTTAGCTCTCAATCGAACCGCGCAGGACCCCGTGTGGGATGACGAAAATCTCCGAACCGTTCTTGAAGAATTGATTTCTATCGACTTCGATCTCGATCTCACGGGCTTTGCCGCGCCGGAGATTGACCAAAGATTAAACCTCGATCTACCGCAAGCTAATGTCGAAGAAAACGGCGGCGACAACCCGTCCGTGGAGGAGCTCGCGATCTCAGAGCGAGGGACTATCTGGGCGCTTGGGAAACACAGGATCGGTTGCGGCGACGCAACGGATCCAATCTTCGTCAACAGAGTTCTTGAAGATCGCTTGGCCGACGTGTGCTTCATCGACGCACCCTATAACCTGAAAGTCAACGGCTTCATTTCGGGGAAAGGCAAACACCGGCATCGTGAATTCGTGCAGGGCGCGGGCGAACTCACCGACGACGCGTTCTTCGACTTCTTGCGCCAGTCACTTGAGGTGCTGCGTACGTCCAGTAGACCGGAGGCACTGATCTATTCCTGCATCGACTGGCGACATGTTACGGAGATGAACGTGGCTGCACGTTTGTGCGGCATGCCGCTCTACAACATCTGCGTTTGGGTCAAGCCCAACGGCGGGATGGGTGGAATTTATCGTAATGCCCATGAATTTGTCTGTGTGTACCTCGCCGGCGCCGAACGTCCGCTAGACAATGTTGAACTTGGCCGGCATGGGCGTAACCGGACCAATGTTTGGTCATCGTATGGCGGCATGTCGTCGTTCGGCAAGGACCGTGACGAACTGTTGGGCTCGCACCCGACGGTCAAGCCCGTCGCGATGATCGGGGACGCTTTGCGAGATGTCACAAAACGCGGCGGCCTGGTGCTGGACACATTCCTTGGATCGGGTTCAACGCTGATGGCTGCACACGAAACCGGCCGTATCTGCTGCGGGGTCGAGTTAGACCCCCTTTATGTCGATGTCGCCGTCCGCCGCTGGCAGAATGCCACCGGTCGTGACGCCGTCTCGGTCGAAACGGGGGAAACCTTTAATGTGACCGTCCGCCGCCGGCGGCTAGCCGCGCCGTCGGAGTCCAATGATGGCACGTGA